In Mariluticola halotolerans, one DNA window encodes the following:
- a CDS encoding COX15/CtaA family protein, whose translation MTARQINATDDHMRPVRIWIYAVAALVLLMVAVGGMTRLTESGLSIVSWKPLSGTIPPLSLADWQAEFDAYKQIPQYISQHHWMSLEDFKLIFWWEWGHRFLGRVIGLAFFVPFVVFLVQKRLPRSLVPSLAILFILGGFQGFLGWWMVSSGLSVRTDVSQYRLAAHLGAACLLFVALIWVARSLVPPRAGKRVDMPMGWRWAVAGLGTVLYLQLIAGAFVAGLDAGLAHNTWPLMDGRFIPNGLGIMQPGWKNLFENAMTVQFNHRMIAYFIAAYAFALFWFGRKNPGFAGVNGWMPRIALLVGLQIALGIATLLAVVPISLAIGHQVLAFMLIGAVTAYSADMARLSR comes from the coding sequence ATGACAGCCCGTCAGATCAATGCGACCGACGATCACATGCGTCCAGTACGTATCTGGATTTATGCCGTCGCTGCACTGGTTTTGCTGATGGTGGCCGTTGGCGGCATGACCCGGTTGACCGAATCCGGGCTCTCCATTGTCAGCTGGAAGCCCCTTTCGGGCACCATTCCCCCGCTTTCCCTTGCCGACTGGCAGGCGGAATTCGACGCCTATAAGCAGATTCCCCAATATATCAGTCAGCATCACTGGATGAGCCTTGAAGATTTCAAGCTCATCTTCTGGTGGGAATGGGGACACCGTTTCCTTGGCCGCGTCATCGGGCTGGCCTTCTTCGTGCCGTTCGTGGTGTTTCTGGTGCAAAAGCGCCTGCCACGATCGCTTGTGCCGTCTCTCGCCATTCTCTTCATTCTGGGCGGGTTTCAGGGCTTTCTGGGCTGGTGGATGGTCTCTTCAGGCCTCAGCGTGCGCACCGATGTCTCCCAATATCGTCTGGCGGCACATCTGGGGGCGGCCTGCTTGCTGTTTGTCGCCCTGATCTGGGTGGCGCGCAGCCTGGTTCCCCCGCGCGCCGGGAAGCGTGTGGACATGCCCATGGGCTGGCGCTGGGCCGTTGCCGGGCTTGGCACCGTGCTCTATCTCCAATTGATCGCCGGGGCCTTTGTTGCCGGGCTTGATGCAGGACTGGCCCATAATACCTGGCCGCTCATGGATGGCCGCTTCATTCCCAATGGCCTCGGTATCATGCAGCCGGGTTGGAAAAACCTGTTCGAGAACGCCATGACGGTCCAGTTCAACCACCGCATGATTGCCTATTTTATCGCCGCCTATGCCTTTGCGCTTTTTTGGTTTGGTCGCAAAAACCCCGGTTTTGCTGGGGTAAACGGCTGGATGCCGCGCATTGCCTTGTTGGTTGGACTGCAAATCGCGCTGGGTATTGCCACGCTGCTGGCCGTCGTGCCCATTTCGCTGGCTATCGGCCATCAGGTGCTGGCTTTCATGCTGATCGGTGCCGTCACCGCCTATAGTGCTGATATGGCGCGACTCTCGCGGTAA
- a CDS encoding DUF2842 domain-containing protein, with amino-acid sequence MTQSQRKLAGAFILPGSIIVYAILAVLIYDYVLDALPTWALLVYFAVAGMGWTLPAMAIIRWMARPDANMTDRS; translated from the coding sequence ATGACACAGAGCCAACGCAAACTCGCCGGCGCGTTCATTTTGCCCGGCTCAATCATCGTCTATGCGATATTGGCGGTACTGATCTATGATTATGTGCTCGATGCGCTGCCCACATGGGCATTGCTTGTCTATTTTGCCGTTGCGGGGATGGGATGGACCCTGCCCGCAATGGCGATCATCAGATGGATGGCACGGCCCGATGCGAACATGACCGACCGGAGCTAG
- a CDS encoding putative bifunctional diguanylate cyclase/phosphodiesterase, which yields MTQILRVNTESKARLWSENIVRVAPAIEDVVLGRASLDLGTQATLRRHVPGSIHHYRIFDNSGRLRWDSRDYSPITKPLDVAEIDAEASSVLAENQNVFHLREFAQAEETVRLSVAMIPLDYRNRTIGVLEVAVDTSAQWAALSTILFQVLAQILGLVFVAFLLPGILYLRRSGQLEFLAGRLHRNEEYDELTGTLNRAAFSRVLERELGAASERGMSVAVHLIDLDRFQIVNDTRGHAVGDALLKMASDRLHKLFGIRERLARLGGDEFAICQPHFRNTDDAVDSLAKDVVRAMSKPFRIGDDEIQIGASLGHARSPADGKTASELFRAADIALSEAKAQGRGRSVAFDMAMEVERQARQDIEQRLRHALSTDGFELNFQPFYEISTGDLRGFEALLRLSDKEGMPISPDLFIPVAEDIGLIGEIGAWVLQESCRTASEWPEHLVVSVNLSPAQFNSHDMPELVRDTLKKTGMDARRLELEVTESLLIADTDKILKELRKLKKMGVSIALDDFGTGYSSLSYLWLFPFDKLKVDKTFMSDLAEVGSKSREILSTIVALGKVLDLKITAEGVETEVQAEVLRSLDCDLVQGFHYGRPMRLADVAATLLKSIEMTRPAARKQRA from the coding sequence ATGACGCAGATTTTACGGGTCAATACGGAAAGCAAAGCGCGCCTTTGGTCCGAGAATATTGTGCGGGTTGCGCCGGCCATCGAGGACGTTGTTCTCGGTCGTGCCAGCCTTGATCTGGGCACGCAGGCGACATTGCGCCGTCATGTGCCTGGCTCAATTCATCACTACAGGATTTTTGACAATTCCGGTCGTTTGCGGTGGGATTCACGCGATTATTCGCCAATAACCAAGCCTTTGGATGTGGCTGAGATTGATGCCGAAGCATCCAGCGTTTTGGCCGAAAACCAAAACGTCTTCCATTTGCGGGAATTTGCTCAGGCTGAAGAGACCGTGCGCCTGTCGGTGGCCATGATCCCGCTGGACTATAGAAACCGGACAATCGGGGTGCTCGAAGTCGCTGTCGACACGAGTGCACAATGGGCCGCTCTCAGCACCATACTTTTTCAGGTGCTCGCGCAAATCCTGGGCCTTGTTTTTGTGGCCTTTCTGTTGCCCGGCATTCTCTATCTTCGGCGGTCCGGACAACTTGAATTCCTGGCCGGCCGGCTGCACCGCAACGAAGAATACGATGAATTGACCGGTACATTAAACCGGGCGGCCTTCAGCCGCGTGCTGGAGCGTGAACTGGGCGCAGCCAGCGAAAGGGGCATGTCGGTGGCCGTGCACCTCATTGACCTCGACAGGTTTCAGATTGTCAATGACACAAGGGGGCACGCGGTTGGGGACGCCTTGCTGAAAATGGCATCGGACCGGTTGCACAAGCTGTTCGGTATCAGGGAGCGCCTCGCGCGTTTGGGGGGTGATGAGTTCGCGATCTGTCAGCCCCATTTTCGCAATACCGACGACGCGGTCGACAGCCTCGCAAAGGATGTGGTGCGCGCCATGTCCAAGCCATTCCGTATTGGGGATGATGAAATCCAGATTGGAGCCTCGCTCGGCCATGCCCGTTCGCCCGCTGATGGCAAGACCGCCAGCGAGCTGTTCCGCGCCGCCGATATCGCGCTGTCAGAAGCCAAGGCCCAGGGGCGGGGGCGTTCTGTTGCGTTTGATATGGCAATGGAAGTCGAGCGCCAGGCCCGTCAGGATATTGAACAGCGTTTGCGCCATGCCCTGAGCACTGATGGCTTCGAGCTCAATTTTCAGCCCTTCTACGAGATCAGCACCGGTGACCTGCGCGGGTTCGAGGCCCTGTTGCGTCTTAGCGATAAAGAGGGCATGCCGATTTCACCGGATTTGTTCATTCCGGTTGCCGAGGATATCGGCCTGATCGGGGAAATTGGTGCTTGGGTATTGCAGGAATCCTGTCGTACGGCCAGCGAATGGCCAGAGCATCTTGTGGTGTCCGTCAACCTGTCACCGGCACAGTTCAACAGTCATGATATGCCCGAACTGGTGCGGGATACCCTCAAAAAGACCGGCATGGATGCGCGCCGGTTGGAGCTTGAGGTCACCGAAAGCCTGTTGATTGCCGATACCGACAAGATTCTCAAAGAATTGCGCAAGCTAAAGAAAATGGGTGTTTCCATTGCGCTCGATGATTTTGGCACGGGCTATTCGAGTCTTAGCTATCTGTGGTTGTTTCCGTTCGACAAGCTCAAGGTCGACAAGACCTTTATGTCAGACTTGGCCGAGGTCGGCTCCAAGTCGCGCGAAATTCTCTCGACCATTGTCGCGCTCGGCAAGGTGCTTGATCTCAAGATCACCGCGGAAGGGGTGGAAACAGAAGTGCAGGCGGAAGTGCTGCGGTCACTCGATTGTGACCTGGTTCAGGGCTTCCATTATGGCCGCCCGATGCGGCTTGCCGATGTTGCGGCAACCTTGCTCAAATCCATTGAAATGACACGTCCCGCCGCCCGCAAGCAGCGCGCCTGA
- a CDS encoding polysaccharide deacetylase family protein, which produces MNNLKYRAIGAAFDFLSLSRIPRLIRRFDHCKGLIFTLHRVLPDTPARFAPNSILQITPDFLDTFLDRAKSFGFDLVSLDEALNRVASATPVRPFITLTFDDAYRDNLTHALPVLRKHDCPFTLYVPTAFIDGEGEIWWQALEDIIAKNDTILLGTRHPDGRVETASLEQKTQVFKDIYWQMRTMPEPERVAFIRDLALDHDYDLYAQCRHLIMNWKELDTFVREPLCTIGAHTVRHYELAKLPEAEARREIANSISMLATKTGTEPRHLSYPIGASRSAAQREFTLAAELGLRSAVTTRPGGLYAAHNTSLHSLPRVSLNGNYQKARYVDVFLTGALFSLMGARG; this is translated from the coding sequence ATGAACAATCTGAAATACCGGGCGATAGGCGCGGCCTTTGACTTTCTGTCTTTGTCCCGGATCCCGCGCCTCATACGCCGGTTTGATCATTGCAAGGGTTTGATCTTCACCCTGCACCGGGTTTTGCCCGATACCCCGGCCCGTTTTGCACCCAACAGCATCCTGCAAATCACCCCGGATTTTCTCGATACTTTTCTCGACCGTGCCAAATCCTTTGGTTTCGATCTGGTCTCGCTTGATGAAGCCTTGAACCGGGTCGCGTCAGCCACACCCGTCCGCCCGTTTATTACCCTGACCTTTGATGATGCCTATCGGGATAATCTGACGCACGCATTGCCCGTGCTCAGAAAGCATGACTGCCCCTTCACGCTTTATGTGCCCACGGCGTTCATTGATGGCGAAGGTGAAATCTGGTGGCAGGCGCTTGAAGATATCATCGCCAAAAATGATACGATCCTGCTGGGTACCCGTCACCCGGACGGGCGCGTGGAAACGGCCAGTCTCGAACAGAAAACGCAGGTATTCAAAGACATATACTGGCAAATGCGCACCATGCCGGAACCGGAACGGGTCGCCTTTATCCGCGATCTGGCGCTGGATCATGACTATGATCTTTACGCGCAATGCCGCCACCTGATCATGAACTGGAAAGAGCTCGACACGTTCGTGCGCGAGCCGCTCTGTACCATCGGCGCCCACACGGTGCGGCATTACGAGCTTGCCAAATTACCCGAAGCAGAAGCCCGGCGCGAAATTGCCAATTCAATCAGCATGCTCGCAACAAAAACCGGCACCGAGCCGCGCCACCTCTCATACCCGATAGGGGCAAGTCGTTCGGCCGCCCAGCGCGAGTTCACCCTTGCCGCGGAGCTGGGGCTGCGCTCGGCGGTCACTACACGGCCCGGTGGGCTCTATGCCGCCCACAATACCAGTTTGCATTCCCTGCCGCGCGTTTCGCTCAATGGAAACTACCAGAAGGCGCGTTATGTGGATGTATTCCTGACGGGCGCGCTTTTCTCGCTCATGGGCGCCCGCGGATAG
- a CDS encoding GumC family protein has translation MDDVKMDMGAMVAAIASRWLRIILVTLLLLVVTYGVLQFVPKQYTSSAGILVESRQNAYTRATNEAQPTSNVADDTAISSQVELIKSRGTLMQVIDTENLRDVPELNGAKSSPLGIVFRLLGRTPSASGLDAIVLANVAERLRVVRERDSRIISIEFESTDPELAARVANAVANIYVQRRTDLSLSDTADAGAWLLTEISQLRTKVAEAESKVAAYRVENDLFTGNNETSLLDQQLSSTASQISAAQERKNSAQTKANLIRGLLKAGQPIDSVPDVRQSVVVQQLSEEKARLQGERAQRLSTLLPNHPDIKAYTAQIDEIDKQIKVEGRQVAETLEAEARIEADVETSLREELARLKVGASTATRDTVSLNELEREAKAQRDLLETYLLRYRDAASRTESGSALPDVRVISFAVAAISPSSPKTTLIMGAVLFVSVMLQLGQILFAELISGRALVVPAEREPSRRAERRDEDLPPPVDLDDDVSAEPPVLASAAAEAEMPQYVAPEWVEEVPAAPAPRPAQPNPEDLVERVAGQGAKLVLVGALTSPEDARAMIESLSAGLLARGLSAVEIDAGSRRLTTDLGISDLCAGTAGFGDVVHRGQRTDFALVPWGQHPKIDFGSRRCLVLVDALADIFELVLVDTGRVGLSSALPAFVGRDSLVLLVADEETSLADIDKANADIQSIGFDHIEVINLKAIQTRVA, from the coding sequence ATGGACGACGTTAAAATGGATATGGGGGCGATGGTGGCGGCTATTGCCTCGCGGTGGTTGCGTATCATCCTTGTGACATTGCTGTTGCTGGTCGTTACCTACGGGGTGCTACAGTTTGTGCCCAAGCAGTACACATCCTCTGCCGGCATTCTGGTGGAGTCGCGCCAGAATGCTTACACGCGGGCCACAAATGAGGCGCAGCCCACCAGCAATGTCGCCGACGATACGGCGATTTCCAGCCAGGTTGAGTTGATCAAGTCGCGCGGCACGCTGATGCAGGTCATCGACACCGAGAACCTGCGGGATGTGCCGGAACTGAACGGGGCCAAATCTTCCCCGCTCGGCATTGTCTTCCGCCTTCTTGGCCGCACCCCGTCGGCATCCGGTTTGGACGCCATCGTTCTCGCCAATGTCGCCGAGCGCCTGCGCGTGGTGCGTGAGCGGGATTCGCGCATTATCTCTATCGAGTTTGAATCAACTGATCCGGAGCTGGCGGCCCGTGTGGCCAATGCGGTTGCCAATATTTATGTGCAGCGCCGCACAGATCTTTCCCTGTCAGACACCGCCGATGCAGGCGCCTGGCTGCTGACTGAAATCAGTCAGCTGCGCACCAAGGTCGCCGAAGCAGAATCCAAGGTTGCCGCCTACCGGGTCGAGAATGATCTGTTTACCGGCAATAACGAAACCAGCCTGCTCGACCAGCAGCTCTCCAGTACCGCCAGCCAGATTTCTGCCGCCCAGGAGCGCAAGAACAGCGCCCAGACAAAAGCCAATCTCATTCGTGGCCTGCTGAAAGCCGGTCAGCCGATCGATAGCGTGCCCGACGTGCGTCAGTCGGTTGTGGTGCAGCAATTATCCGAAGAGAAGGCACGGCTGCAGGGCGAACGCGCGCAGCGGCTCTCCACCCTTTTGCCCAACCATCCCGATATCAAGGCCTATACCGCCCAGATCGACGAAATCGACAAGCAGATAAAGGTCGAAGGACGCCAGGTTGCGGAAACGCTCGAAGCTGAAGCCCGTATCGAGGCCGATGTCGAAACCTCATTGCGCGAAGAACTGGCACGGCTCAAGGTTGGTGCCTCGACCGCAACACGCGATACCGTCAGCCTCAACGAGCTGGAACGTGAGGCCAAGGCCCAGCGCGACCTGCTTGAAACCTATCTCTTGCGTTATCGTGATGCGGCATCTCGCACTGAAAGCGGGTCGGCGCTGCCTGACGTGCGGGTCATTTCATTTGCCGTTGCGGCTATCAGCCCGTCATCCCCCAAAACGACGCTGATTATGGGGGCGGTCCTGTTCGTCTCTGTGATGCTGCAACTGGGCCAAATTCTCTTTGCCGAGCTGATTTCAGGCCGCGCCTTGGTGGTGCCTGCGGAGCGGGAGCCGTCAAGACGCGCTGAACGTCGAGATGAGGACCTCCCGCCGCCGGTCGATTTGGACGATGATGTATCAGCCGAACCTCCTGTGCTAGCGAGCGCTGCTGCCGAGGCGGAGATGCCGCAATATGTGGCACCCGAATGGGTCGAGGAAGTCCCGGCCGCCCCAGCGCCAAGACCGGCCCAACCCAATCCTGAGGATTTGGTCGAGCGTGTCGCGGGGCAGGGCGCCAAGCTTGTGCTGGTTGGCGCACTCACCAGTCCGGAAGACGCGCGCGCCATGATCGAAAGCCTCTCTGCCGGCCTTCTGGCCCGTGGCCTGAGCGCGGTCGAAATCGATGCCGGCAGCCGGCGTTTGACCACTGATCTGGGTATTTCTGACCTTTGCGCGGGCACCGCCGGTTTTGGCGACGTCGTGCATCGCGGCCAGCGGACCGATTTCGCCCTGGTACCCTGGGGACAACATCCCAAAATCGACTTTGGTTCCCGCCGTTGCCTTGTCCTGGTGGATGCTTTGGCCGATATTTTTGAACTGGTTCTTGTTGATACAGGTCGGGTCGGCTTGTCGTCGGCACTGCCAGCTTTTGTTGGCCGCGATAGCCTTGTGCTGCTCGTGGCTGACGAAGAGACCAGCCTTGCCGATATTGACAAGGCAAACGCCGATATTCAGTCCATAGGTTTTGATCATATTGAAGTAATTAATCTCAAGGCGATCCAGACAAGGGTTGCCTGA
- a CDS encoding polysaccharide biosynthesis/export family protein, whose translation MQVLRFIVILALLIPVAACAVNTRGATYLVETKGPYTLDTGDAVRVTVYGDETLSDTYRLDDTGSIALPLVGPVPARGVTTQQAASRIAVALADGFMRSPNVAVEIAEYRPFFIQGEVANSGQFPYVYGMTVRAAISTAGGYSETADRSRALVYRRQGGEMVKGSVALDFPIYPGDTIVVLDRWL comes from the coding sequence ATGCAAGTATTGCGTTTCATTGTCATTTTGGCACTGCTGATTCCTGTCGCTGCCTGCGCGGTCAACACCCGTGGCGCTACCTACCTGGTGGAAACCAAGGGACCGTATACACTCGATACGGGTGATGCCGTACGGGTGACGGTTTATGGCGACGAAACGCTGAGCGACACCTATCGACTTGATGATACCGGCTCAATCGCCCTGCCTCTTGTCGGCCCTGTCCCTGCCCGTGGCGTGACAACGCAACAGGCGGCATCACGGATTGCCGTGGCGCTTGCCGATGGCTTCATGCGCAGTCCCAATGTGGCGGTGGAAATTGCTGAATACCGCCCCTTCTTCATTCAGGGTGAAGTCGCCAATAGCGGGCAATTCCCCTATGTTTACGGCATGACCGTACGGGCAGCGATCAGCACCGCGGGTGGCTATTCCGAGACGGCGGACCGGAGCCGCGCTCTCGTCTATCGCCGCCAAGGCGGGGAAATGGTGAAGGGCAGCGTTGCGCTCGATTTCCCGATCTACCCGGGCGACACAATCGTCGTTCTCGACCGCTGGCTCTAG
- a CDS encoding glycosyltransferase family 4 protein, producing the protein MPGRPLRILQVLRSPIGGLYRHVIDLSTALAARGHELGLVMDNSLSDAQTAARLDMLAPHLALGVHKMPIPRLLGASDLTVPFRLKRLARQYNIDVLHGHGAKGGFHARLARMGSRKQVAIYTPHGGVLHFDQDRLAGKMFLQIENLLLGQTDAIVFESQFARQSYSARIKTPPCPAPVIHNGLAEAEFVPVPARPEARDFGFVGELRDLKGILLLLEALAPVAHADGRPATLVVAGDGPQRDDVVAMIGKLGLGERVTLVGVRPAREVFSQARCIVVPSLAESLPYIVLEAAAAAKPVIATDVGGIGEIFGPTAGALVRPGNVEVLQHALQHYLDDEAAAKAEMHQRLQHVRSSFSLERMTTHIETLYREAFSQR; encoded by the coding sequence ATGCCGGGCCGCCCCTTGCGGATATTGCAGGTCCTGCGCTCACCGATCGGCGGTCTTTACCGCCACGTCATCGATCTTTCCACCGCCCTTGCCGCCCGTGGTCATGAACTCGGCCTTGTGATGGATAACAGCCTCAGCGACGCACAGACCGCTGCACGACTGGATATGCTCGCCCCTCATTTAGCGCTTGGTGTGCACAAAATGCCGATACCGCGTCTGCTCGGCGCGTCTGACCTAACGGTTCCCTTCAGACTTAAACGATTGGCGCGGCAATATAATATCGATGTGCTGCACGGACATGGCGCCAAAGGCGGGTTTCATGCCCGGCTGGCCCGGATGGGCAGCCGAAAGCAGGTGGCGATTTATACGCCGCATGGCGGGGTATTGCATTTCGATCAGGACAGGCTGGCAGGCAAAATGTTTTTGCAGATTGAAAACCTGCTGCTCGGCCAGACAGACGCCATTGTGTTCGAAAGCCAGTTTGCCCGCCAAAGCTATAGCGCGCGGATCAAGACGCCCCCCTGCCCGGCACCGGTGATCCATAACGGGCTGGCGGAAGCGGAATTTGTACCGGTACCCGCGCGGCCCGAAGCGCGGGACTTTGGCTTTGTCGGTGAATTGCGCGACCTCAAGGGTATTTTGTTGCTGCTTGAGGCACTCGCCCCGGTTGCACACGCCGATGGCCGCCCCGCCACTTTGGTGGTGGCCGGTGACGGACCTCAGCGCGATGACGTTGTGGCAATGATCGGGAAACTGGGGCTCGGTGAACGGGTAACGCTGGTCGGTGTCAGGCCCGCGCGGGAGGTTTTCTCGCAGGCACGCTGCATTGTGGTGCCGTCGCTGGCGGAATCCCTGCCCTATATTGTTCTTGAAGCGGCGGCGGCGGCGAAACCGGTTATTGCAACCGATGTCGGCGGTATTGGCGAGATATTCGGCCCAACGGCCGGGGCGCTGGTGCGGCCGGGCAATGTGGAGGTCCTGCAACATGCGTTGCAGCACTATCTCGACGATGAGGCGGCGGCGAAGGCGGAGATGCACCAGCGCCTGCAACATGTACGGTCGAGCTTTTCCCTGGAGCGCATGACCACACATATCGAGACGCTTTACCGTGAGGCCTTTTCTCAACGTTAA
- a CDS encoding undecaprenyl-phosphate glucose phosphotransferase, giving the protein MFRLDPKQAVLDHVAQGRRRRSRGRKLSDLAEAIIARPSERTLSTVIVSGLAQVAEALLLGVIGIVIYSLYLPHENFGFYALIILAAVLASNILFNFSKTHHISAYRSSYQQVGRVLAAWSAVFAMIVLAAFLFKAGEMISRAWLVAWYISGALALVAFRLSLMALVARWTRIGKLKRRTVIVGGGADSAALIDAIRSGAGTDIELYGLFDDRVDERSPDEVAGCPKLGNVGDLIEFARRTPVDLVIVSMPLSAETRVLQMLKELWVLPVDIRLSAHMSKLKFKSNTYSYIGDVPVFDMADRPISDWDLVFKWVFDKTIALIAIILLSPIMIITAIAIKLESKGPVLFRQKRHGFNNELIEIYKFRSMYTDMSDAAAAKLVTKDDPRVTRVGRFIRRTSIDELPQLFNVLKNQISIVGPRPHALQAKAANKLYNEAVDGYFARHRVKPGMTGWAQIHGWRGETDTVDKILQRVNYDLYYIENWSPFLDFYIVFMTPISLVSKQENAY; this is encoded by the coding sequence ATGTTTCGCTTAGACCCCAAACAGGCTGTTCTGGATCACGTCGCGCAGGGACGACGCAGACGGTCTCGCGGCAGAAAGCTCTCAGACCTCGCAGAAGCCATTATCGCCCGCCCGAGCGAGCGCACGCTATCGACCGTCATCGTCAGCGGGCTGGCCCAAGTGGCGGAGGCGCTGTTACTCGGCGTGATCGGCATTGTTATATATTCGCTCTATCTGCCTCACGAGAATTTTGGCTTTTATGCCCTGATCATTCTCGCCGCAGTGCTGGCCTCGAATATCCTGTTCAACTTTTCCAAAACACACCATATCAGCGCCTATCGCAGCAGCTATCAGCAGGTTGGCCGGGTGCTGGCGGCATGGTCCGCCGTGTTTGCAATGATCGTGCTGGCAGCCTTTCTGTTCAAGGCCGGCGAAATGATTTCCCGTGCATGGCTGGTGGCCTGGTATATTTCGGGTGCCCTGGCGCTGGTTGCATTCCGCCTCAGCCTGATGGCGCTTGTGGCGCGCTGGACGCGGATCGGCAAGCTCAAGCGACGGACCGTGATTGTCGGCGGCGGCGCAGATTCTGCAGCCCTGATTGATGCCATTCGTTCAGGTGCCGGGACGGACATTGAACTTTACGGCCTGTTTGACGACCGGGTGGATGAGCGTTCGCCTGATGAAGTCGCGGGGTGCCCAAAACTTGGCAATGTGGGCGATTTGATTGAGTTTGCGCGCCGCACCCCGGTTGACCTCGTGATCGTTTCAATGCCGCTCTCAGCCGAAACCCGGGTGTTGCAAATGCTCAAGGAGCTTTGGGTCTTGCCGGTCGATATCCGGTTGAGCGCCCATATGAGCAAGCTGAAATTCAAGTCGAACACCTATTCCTATATCGGTGACGTGCCGGTGTTCGACATGGCAGACCGGCCGATTTCAGATTGGGACCTGGTGTTCAAATGGGTGTTCGACAAAACGATTGCGCTGATCGCGATCATTTTGCTGTCGCCGATCATGATCATTACGGCCATCGCCATCAAGCTGGAAAGCAAGGGCCCGGTGCTGTTCCGGCAAAAGCGCCACGGCTTTAACAATGAACTGATCGAGATATACAAATTCCGGTCGATGTATACCGACATGTCGGATGCAGCGGCAGCCAAACTGGTAACAAAGGACGACCCGCGGGTTACCCGCGTCGGACGGTTCATTCGCCGCACCTCGATTGATGAGTTGCCGCAATTGTTCAACGTGTTGAAGAACCAGATCTCCATTGTGGGCCCCCGCCCGCATGCGCTGCAGGCCAAGGCGGCCAACAAGCTCTATAATGAAGCTGTGGACGGCTATTTTGCGCGGCACCGGGTCAAGCCCGGCATGACCGGCTGGGCACAAATTCATGGCTGGCGCGGAGAGACGGATACCGTCGACAAGATTTTGCAGCGCGTGAACTACGACCTTTACTACATTGAGAATTGGTCGCCATTTCTCGATTTCTACATCGTGTTCATGACGCCGATCTCACTGGTCAGCAAACAAGAGAACGCCTATTGA